A part of Micromonospora chersina genomic DNA contains:
- the leuS gene encoding leucine--tRNA ligase produces the protein MSEAAAPATDIPPFRYTAALAEEIEHRWQDTWEREGTFHAPNPAGPLADPDHPRAGAEKLYVLDMFPYPSGAGLHVGHPLGYIGTDCYARYQRMAGRNVLHAMGFDAFGLPAEQYAVQTGTHPRTTTEANIERYKAQLRRLGLGHDERRSVATIETDFYRWTQWIFLQIFNSWYDADARKARPVAELIAEFEGGTRPTPDGRPWAELTVGERRRIVDDHRLAYVSEAPVNWCPGLGTVLANEEVTADGRSERGNFPVFKRNLKQWMMRITAYGDRLLEDLDTLDWPEPIKLQQRNWIGRSTGAHIEFPTERGPVRVFTTRPDTVFGATYMVLAPEHELVDVLVPAAWPEGTKDAWTGGHASPRAAVEAYRKVAAAKTDVERQAETKEKTGVFVGAWATNPVTGGQVPIFIADYVLAGYGTGAIMAVPAQDERDWDFAEVFDLPIVRTVQPAEGFAGKAWTGDGPAINSAAPERGLDLNGLGVADAKARIIEWLEANGHGAGAVTWRLRDWLFSRQRYWGEPFPIVYDETGAPIALPESMLPVELPEVEDFSPKTFDPEDAGSNPETPLSRRRDWVEVELDLGDGPKRYTRETNVMPQWAGSCWYELRYLDPTDSARFAEPENEAYWMGPRAAGDCGGTDLYVGGAEHAVLHLLYARFWHKVLYDLGHVSSFEPFRRLFNQGMIQAYAFTDPRGAYVPAEEVVEVDGRWFHGDTEVTREYGKMGKSLKNVVTPDDMCAAYGADTFRVYEMSMGPLEVSRPWETRAVVGSYRFLQRVWRAVVDEQTGALRVTDAPADEATRRLLHKVIDGVRADMEGIRFNTAIAKLIELTNGLTRLAETPREVAEPLVLMVAPFAPHIAEELWRRLGHDTSLAYADFPTADPALLVAETVTYPVQVNGKVRGRVEVAADASEDDVRSAALEAVAGALAGKEPRKVIVVKGRMVSVVA, from the coding sequence ATGAGTGAGGCAGCCGCACCGGCGACCGACATCCCCCCGTTCCGGTACACCGCCGCCCTGGCCGAGGAGATCGAGCACCGCTGGCAGGACACCTGGGAGCGGGAGGGCACCTTCCACGCGCCGAACCCGGCCGGTCCGCTGGCCGACCCGGACCACCCGCGGGCGGGCGCCGAGAAGCTGTACGTGCTGGACATGTTCCCCTACCCGTCCGGCGCCGGCCTGCACGTCGGCCACCCGCTGGGCTACATCGGCACCGACTGCTACGCCCGCTACCAGCGGATGGCGGGGCGCAACGTGCTGCACGCGATGGGCTTCGACGCGTTCGGCCTGCCCGCCGAGCAGTACGCGGTGCAGACCGGCACCCACCCGCGGACCACCACCGAGGCCAACATCGAGCGGTACAAGGCGCAGCTGCGCCGGCTGGGGCTGGGCCACGACGAGCGGCGCTCGGTCGCCACCATCGAGACCGACTTCTACCGCTGGACCCAGTGGATCTTCCTGCAGATCTTCAACTCCTGGTACGACGCGGACGCGCGCAAGGCCCGTCCGGTCGCCGAGCTGATCGCCGAGTTCGAGGGGGGCACCCGCCCGACCCCGGACGGCCGGCCGTGGGCCGAGCTGACCGTGGGCGAGCGGCGGAGGATCGTCGACGACCACCGGCTGGCGTACGTGTCGGAGGCGCCGGTGAACTGGTGCCCGGGGCTGGGCACCGTGCTGGCCAACGAGGAGGTCACCGCCGACGGCCGCTCCGAGCGGGGCAACTTCCCGGTCTTCAAGCGGAACCTGAAGCAGTGGATGATGCGGATCACCGCGTACGGTGACCGGCTGCTGGAGGACCTGGACACGCTGGACTGGCCGGAGCCGATCAAGCTGCAGCAGCGCAACTGGATCGGCCGGTCGACCGGCGCGCACATCGAGTTCCCGACCGAGCGCGGCCCGGTCCGGGTGTTCACGACCCGGCCGGACACCGTCTTCGGCGCCACCTACATGGTGCTGGCGCCCGAGCACGAGCTGGTCGACGTGCTGGTGCCGGCCGCCTGGCCGGAGGGAACGAAGGACGCCTGGACCGGCGGGCACGCCAGCCCGCGGGCCGCCGTCGAGGCGTACCGGAAGGTCGCCGCGGCCAAGACGGACGTGGAGCGGCAGGCGGAGACCAAGGAGAAGACCGGCGTCTTCGTCGGCGCCTGGGCGACCAACCCGGTCACCGGCGGGCAGGTCCCGATCTTCATCGCCGACTACGTGCTGGCCGGCTACGGCACCGGCGCGATCATGGCGGTGCCCGCGCAGGACGAGCGGGACTGGGACTTCGCCGAGGTCTTCGACCTGCCGATCGTGCGCACCGTGCAGCCGGCGGAGGGCTTCGCGGGCAAGGCGTGGACCGGGGACGGCCCGGCCATCAACAGCGCGGCGCCCGAGCGCGGTCTGGACCTGAACGGCCTGGGGGTGGCCGACGCCAAGGCGCGGATCATCGAGTGGCTGGAGGCCAACGGGCACGGCGCCGGCGCGGTCACCTGGCGGCTGCGGGACTGGCTGTTCTCCCGCCAGCGCTACTGGGGCGAGCCCTTCCCGATCGTCTACGACGAGACCGGCGCGCCGATCGCGCTGCCCGAGTCGATGCTGCCGGTCGAGCTGCCCGAGGTCGAGGACTTCTCGCCGAAGACCTTCGACCCGGAGGACGCCGGCAGCAACCCGGAGACCCCGCTGTCCCGGCGGCGCGACTGGGTGGAGGTGGAGCTGGACCTGGGTGACGGGCCGAAGCGCTACACCCGGGAGACCAACGTGATGCCGCAGTGGGCCGGTTCCTGCTGGTACGAGCTGCGCTACCTGGACCCGACCGACTCGGCGCGTTTCGCCGAGCCGGAGAACGAGGCGTACTGGATGGGCCCGCGCGCGGCCGGCGACTGCGGGGGCACCGACCTGTACGTCGGCGGCGCCGAGCACGCCGTGCTGCACCTGCTGTACGCCCGCTTCTGGCACAAGGTGCTGTACGACCTGGGCCACGTCTCCTCGTTCGAGCCGTTCCGCCGGCTGTTCAACCAGGGCATGATCCAGGCGTACGCGTTCACCGACCCGCGTGGCGCCTACGTGCCCGCCGAGGAGGTCGTCGAGGTCGACGGCCGGTGGTTCCACGGCGACACCGAGGTCACGCGCGAGTACGGCAAGATGGGCAAGTCCCTGAAGAACGTCGTCACCCCGGACGACATGTGCGCGGCGTACGGCGCGGACACCTTCCGGGTCTACGAGATGTCGATGGGCCCGCTGGAGGTGTCCCGCCCGTGGGAGACCCGGGCGGTGGTCGGCTCGTACCGGTTCCTGCAGCGGGTCTGGCGGGCGGTCGTCGACGAGCAGACCGGCGCGCTGCGGGTCACCGACGCGCCGGCCGACGAGGCCACCCGGCGGCTGCTGCACAAGGTGATCGACGGGGTCCGCGCGGACATGGAGGGGATCCGGTTCAACACCGCGATCGCCAAGCTGATCGAGCTGACCAACGGCCTGACCCGGCTGGCGGAGACCCCGCGCGAGGTGGCCGAGCCGCTGGTGCTGATGGTGGCGCCGTTCGCCCCGCACATCGCCGAGGAGCTGTGGCGGCGGCTGGGCCACGACACCTCGCTGGCGTACGCGGACTTCCCGACCGCCGATCCGGCGCTGCTGGTCGCCGAGACGGTGACCTACCCGGTGCAGGTCAACGGCAAGGTCCGGGGCCGGGTCGAGGTGGCCGCCGACGCGTCCGAGGACGACGTCCGGTCGGCCGCGCTGGAGGCCGTCGCCGGCGCGCTGGCCGGCAAGGAGCCGCGCAAGGTCATCGTGGTGAAGGGCCGGATGGTCTCGGTCGTCGCCTGA
- a CDS encoding phosphotransferase, which translates to MAAAEERLPGGFVTEVVRIGDTVRRTPPARAEFGAALLRHLAAAAPGLAPGYLGVDERGRQVLTHVDGRVPWRDREDRAFFADPALTRLAGLIRALHDACAGTDLAGDAETVCHRDLSPKNTVYRDSPAGPVPVAFLDWDLAAPGRRIEDVAFAGWHWAALGGDADPAELARRCRLLCDAYEAAGSGVSLPRGELVAVMLDQLDGTWRGIDAGADRDEPGMRRLRAAGAVDAVRAWHGWLLRHRPTVEAALHDR; encoded by the coding sequence ATGGCCGCCGCGGAGGAACGGCTGCCCGGCGGCTTCGTCACCGAGGTGGTCCGGATCGGCGACACGGTACGCCGCACTCCCCCGGCCCGCGCGGAGTTCGGAGCGGCGCTGCTGCGACACCTGGCCGCCGCCGCGCCGGGTCTGGCACCCGGCTACCTCGGCGTCGACGAACGGGGCCGGCAGGTGCTGACCCACGTCGACGGGCGGGTGCCCTGGCGGGACCGGGAGGATCGGGCCTTCTTCGCCGACCCCGCGCTCACCCGGCTGGCCGGCCTCATCCGGGCGCTGCACGACGCCTGCGCCGGCACCGACCTGGCCGGCGACGCGGAGACGGTCTGCCACCGGGACCTGTCGCCGAAGAACACGGTCTACCGGGACTCGCCGGCCGGGCCGGTCCCGGTGGCCTTCCTGGACTGGGACCTGGCCGCGCCGGGCCGCCGGATCGAGGACGTGGCGTTCGCGGGCTGGCACTGGGCCGCGCTGGGCGGGGACGCCGACCCGGCCGAGCTGGCCCGGCGCTGCCGGCTGCTCTGCGACGCCTACGAGGCGGCCGGCTCCGGGGTGTCCCTGCCCCGGGGCGAGCTGGTCGCCGTCATGCTCGACCAGCTCGACGGCACCTGGCGGGGCATCGACGCCGGCGCCGACCGGGACGAGCCGGGCATGCGCCGGCTCCGCGCGGCGGGCGCCGTCGACGCGGTACGCGCCTGGCACGGGTGGCTGCTGCGGCACCGCCCGACGGTCGAGGCGGCGCTGCACGACCGCTGA
- a CDS encoding TVP38/TMEM64 family protein encodes MTGAARPWRRGSRRFARLLRQPSARRFALLLLLLAGFGVTLLLVPHPDPRDLPRLAHSLGGYAPAVAVVGGALLLVALVPRTFVTLAAGAIFGPAQGAAYALGAALLAAAIGFAVGRLLGRQFVAERVRGRLARLDGWFARQSVLGVITVRLLPIAGFGLVSYGYGTTGARVLPFLAGSVIASAPTAIGYAAIGAAVSSPGSINWYAAAPASLGLIASVLIIHRWWRAERQRRLGPS; translated from the coding sequence ATGACCGGCGCCGCCCGACCGTGGCGGCGAGGATCCCGCCGGTTCGCCCGGTTGCTCCGGCAGCCGTCGGCGCGCCGGTTCGCGCTGCTGCTCCTGCTGCTCGCCGGGTTCGGCGTCACGCTGCTGCTGGTCCCCCACCCGGACCCGCGCGACCTGCCCCGGCTGGCGCACTCGCTCGGCGGGTACGCCCCGGCCGTCGCCGTGGTGGGCGGCGCGCTGCTGCTCGTGGCGCTGGTGCCGCGCACCTTCGTCACGCTGGCCGCCGGCGCGATCTTCGGCCCGGCGCAGGGGGCCGCGTACGCCCTCGGCGCGGCGCTGCTCGCGGCGGCCATCGGCTTCGCGGTCGGGCGCCTGCTCGGCCGGCAGTTCGTCGCCGAGCGGGTCCGCGGCCGGCTGGCCCGGCTGGACGGCTGGTTCGCCCGGCAGAGCGTGCTCGGCGTGATCACCGTCCGGCTGCTGCCGATCGCCGGGTTCGGGCTGGTCAGCTACGGCTACGGCACCACCGGGGCGCGCGTGCTGCCGTTCCTGGCCGGCAGCGTGATCGCCTCCGCCCCCACCGCGATCGGCTACGCGGCCATCGGCGCGGCGGTCAGCTCCCCCGGCTCGATCAACTGGTACGCGGCCGCCCCGGCCAGCCTCGGCCTGATCGCCAGCGTGCTCATCATCCACCGCTGGTGGCGCGCGGAGCGGCAGCGCCGGCTGGGCCCGAGCTGA
- a CDS encoding type 1 glutamine amidotransferase, whose translation MSTESLRIVWIYPDLLSTYGDRGNALILARRAQLRGMPVEVLEVRSDQRLPATADIYLIGGGEDGPQALGAQRLIADGGLHRAVAQGSVVFGVCAGYQLLGTSFFAKGTRCTGLELLDISSDRGPTRAVGELAGEVDPRLGIPYLTGFENHGGRTHLGPGVSPVARVTTGVGNDGTTEGAWRGKLLGTYSHGPALARNPALADLLLRWATGVHQLPPLDDTWADRLRSERRTAVAAAARA comes from the coding sequence GTGTCAACTGAGAGCCTGCGCATCGTCTGGATCTACCCGGACCTGCTGTCCACCTACGGCGACCGGGGCAACGCGCTGATCCTGGCCCGCCGCGCCCAACTGCGCGGCATGCCGGTCGAGGTGCTGGAGGTCCGCTCCGACCAGCGGCTGCCCGCCACCGCCGACATCTACCTCATCGGCGGCGGCGAGGACGGCCCGCAGGCGCTGGGCGCCCAGCGCCTGATCGCCGACGGCGGCCTGCACCGGGCCGTGGCCCAGGGCTCGGTGGTGTTCGGCGTCTGCGCCGGCTACCAGCTGCTCGGCACCTCCTTCTTCGCCAAGGGCACCCGCTGCACCGGCCTGGAGCTGCTGGACATCTCCTCCGACCGGGGTCCCACCCGGGCGGTCGGCGAGCTGGCCGGCGAGGTCGACCCGCGGCTGGGCATCCCGTACCTGACCGGGTTCGAGAACCACGGCGGGCGGACCCACCTCGGCCCCGGCGTGTCGCCGGTGGCCCGGGTGACCACCGGGGTCGGCAACGACGGGACCACCGAGGGCGCCTGGCGGGGCAAGCTGCTCGGCACCTACTCGCACGGTCCGGCGCTGGCCCGCAACCCCGCCCTGGCCGACCTCCTGCTGCGCTGGGCGACCGGCGTCCACCAGCTCCCCCCGCTCGACGACACCTGGGCCGACCGGCTCCGGTCCGAGCGCCGCACCGCCGTGGCCGCCGCCGCGAGGGCATGA
- a CDS encoding MurT ligase domain-containing protein, protein MPLRAKVASSVSRTAAALSRAAGRGDGSVIGGWIGLKIDPDLLAHLSAGRAIALVSGTNGKTTTTRLTTAAVGVLGRVATNSFGANMPTGHTSALAKAGSTPYAVLEVDEHYLAQVLEATEPHVVALLNLSRDQLDRAKEVAMMAQLWRAALVRHPDLRVVANADDPMVVWAATPPADPSRGHVPPQVTWFSAGQRWHDDSWVCPECGSTIQRSGEQWWCTGCPLRRPQPQWTVEDDGVLDPTGAWHKVQLQLPGKVNLGNAATALAVAAEFGVRPVDAVSRLGTVTSVAGRYAQVDRDGRNIRLLLAKNPASWLEAFDMADVAPTLLSINARDPDGLDTSWLFDVDFSPLRGRQVLITGDRAYDLAVRLDVNGVPFQHVRSFDDAVRAVPPGRLEVIANYTAFQDIRAELDRVN, encoded by the coding sequence ATGCCCCTGCGGGCAAAGGTGGCCAGCTCCGTGTCGCGGACCGCCGCGGCGCTGTCGCGGGCCGCGGGCCGTGGCGACGGCTCGGTGATCGGCGGCTGGATCGGCCTCAAGATCGACCCGGACCTGCTGGCGCACCTCTCGGCCGGCCGTGCCATCGCCCTGGTGTCCGGCACCAACGGCAAGACCACCACCACCCGGCTCACCACCGCCGCCGTCGGGGTGCTCGGCCGGGTCGCCACCAACTCCTTCGGCGCCAACATGCCCACCGGGCACACCTCGGCGCTGGCCAAGGCCGGCAGCACCCCCTACGCGGTGCTGGAGGTGGACGAGCACTACCTCGCCCAGGTGCTGGAGGCCACCGAGCCGCACGTGGTGGCACTGCTCAACCTCTCCCGCGACCAGCTCGACCGGGCCAAGGAGGTCGCCATGATGGCGCAGCTCTGGCGCGCCGCGCTGGTCCGGCACCCCGACCTGCGGGTGGTCGCCAACGCCGACGACCCCATGGTGGTCTGGGCCGCCACCCCGCCCGCCGACCCGTCCCGCGGCCACGTCCCGCCGCAGGTCACCTGGTTCAGCGCCGGCCAGCGCTGGCACGACGACTCCTGGGTCTGCCCCGAGTGCGGCTCCACCATCCAGCGCTCAGGCGAGCAGTGGTGGTGCACCGGCTGCCCGCTGCGCCGCCCCCAGCCGCAGTGGACGGTCGAGGACGACGGCGTGCTCGACCCCACCGGCGCCTGGCACAAGGTGCAGCTCCAGCTCCCCGGCAAGGTCAACCTCGGCAACGCGGCCACCGCCCTGGCCGTCGCCGCCGAGTTCGGGGTACGCCCCGTGGACGCCGTCTCCCGGCTCGGCACGGTCACCTCGGTGGCCGGCCGCTACGCGCAGGTCGACCGGGACGGGCGCAACATCCGGCTGCTGCTGGCCAAGAACCCGGCGAGCTGGCTGGAGGCGTTCGACATGGCCGACGTCGCGCCCACACTGCTCTCCATCAACGCGCGCGACCCCGACGGGCTGGACACCTCCTGGCTCTTCGACGTCGACTTCTCCCCGCTGCGCGGGCGGCAGGTGCTGATCACCGGCGACCGGGCGTACGACCTCGCCGTCCGGCTCGACGTCAACGGCGTGCCGTTCCAGCACGTGCGGAGCTTCGACGACGCGGTCCGGGCCGTGCCGCCGGGCCGGCTGGAGGTCATCGCCAACTACACCGCCTTCCAGGACATCCGAGCGGAGCTGGACCGTGTCAACTGA
- the mraZ gene encoding division/cell wall cluster transcriptional repressor MraZ, whose protein sequence is MFLGTHTPRLDDKGRLILPAKFRDELAGGVVITKGQERCLYVFPMPEFQRIADQLRAQPMTSKAARAYSRVFFASAHDEVPDKQGRVTIPGHLRSYAALDRDLVVIGASTRVEIWDRAAWEAYLAESEDDFADIEEGVLPGGL, encoded by the coding sequence ATGTTCCTCGGCACCCACACTCCGCGCCTGGACGACAAAGGCCGGTTGATCCTTCCGGCGAAGTTCCGGGACGAGCTGGCGGGGGGTGTCGTGATCACCAAAGGGCAGGAGCGCTGCCTCTACGTCTTCCCGATGCCCGAGTTCCAGCGGATCGCCGACCAGTTGCGCGCGCAGCCGATGACGAGCAAGGCGGCCCGGGCCTACAGCCGGGTCTTCTTCGCCAGCGCGCACGACGAGGTGCCGGACAAGCAAGGACGGGTCACCATCCCCGGGCACCTCCGGTCGTACGCCGCTCTCGACCGCGACCTGGTCGTGATCGGGGCGAGCACCCGGGTGGAGATCTGGGACAGGGCGGCCTGGGAGGCCTACCTCGCGGAGAGCGAAGACGACTTCGCCGACATCGAGGAGGGGGTGCTGCCCGGCGGTCTGTAG
- the rsmH gene encoding 16S rRNA (cytosine(1402)-N(4))-methyltransferase RsmH: MGELRGTHVPVLLERCLELLAPALGRPGRTVHVDATLGLAGHAEAVLEAHPDTVLIGLDRDTEALAHARVRLARFADRIHLEHAVYDELPEVLDRLGYPAIDGILFDLGVSSLQLDAPDRGFAYAQDAPLDMRMDQTRGVTAEEVVNTYSHPDLARVLRVYGEEKFAGKIASAIIRERERAPITSSARLAELVRESIPAPARRTGGHPAKRTFQALRIEVNRELAALETALPAALDKLTVGGRMVVLSYHSLEDRLTKQALADRVRSKGPVDLPVELPGSGPTFRLLSRGAELPGEAEVAANPRAASVRLRAAERLDPEAARQGRTDRERYRRRVKAMHQPGTGSPGSGKDPRSAPGDGNGTDEEGEGT; encoded by the coding sequence ATGGGGGAGCTACGCGGCACGCACGTGCCGGTGCTGCTCGAGCGGTGTCTCGAGTTGCTGGCCCCCGCACTGGGCCGGCCCGGCCGCACCGTCCACGTCGACGCCACGCTCGGCCTGGCCGGGCACGCCGAGGCGGTGCTCGAGGCGCACCCGGACACCGTGCTGATCGGCCTGGACCGGGACACCGAGGCCCTCGCCCACGCGCGGGTCCGGCTGGCCCGGTTCGCCGACCGGATCCACCTGGAGCACGCCGTCTACGACGAGTTGCCCGAGGTGCTCGACCGGCTCGGCTACCCGGCGATCGACGGGATCCTGTTCGACCTCGGCGTCTCGTCCCTGCAACTGGACGCGCCCGACCGCGGGTTCGCGTACGCGCAGGACGCGCCGCTGGACATGCGGATGGACCAGACCCGGGGGGTGACCGCCGAGGAGGTGGTCAACACCTACTCCCACCCGGACCTGGCCCGGGTGCTGCGGGTGTACGGCGAGGAGAAGTTCGCCGGGAAGATCGCCTCGGCGATCATCCGCGAGCGCGAGCGCGCGCCGATCACGTCGTCGGCGCGACTGGCCGAGCTGGTCCGGGAGAGCATTCCGGCACCAGCCCGACGAACCGGGGGACACCCGGCAAAGAGAACGTTTCAGGCTTTACGGATCGAGGTAAACAGGGAGCTGGCAGCGCTGGAGACGGCGCTGCCGGCCGCTCTGGACAAGCTCACCGTGGGCGGCCGCATGGTGGTCCTGTCCTACCACTCGCTGGAGGACCGGCTCACCAAGCAGGCGCTCGCCGACCGGGTCCGCAGCAAGGGCCCGGTCGACCTCCCGGTCGAACTGCCCGGGTCGGGTCCGACGTTCCGGCTGCTCAGCCGGGGCGCGGAGCTGCCCGGGGAGGCCGAGGTCGCCGCGAACCCGCGCGCCGCCTCGGTGCGGCTGCGGGCCGCGGAACGGCTCGACCCGGAGGCGGCCCGGCAGGGGCGTACCGACCGCGAACGGTACCGCCGCCGGGTGAAGGCGATGCACCAACCGGGGACGGGGTCACCGGGGTCCGGCAAGGACCCGCGGTCGGCGCCGGGGGACGGGAACGGGACGGACGAAGAGGGGGAGGGGACATGA
- a CDS encoding peptidoglycan D,D-transpeptidase FtsI family protein, with amino-acid sequence MPPRSEEPRRDATGSRRGSSRGTEHREPGVGGISDARAYTPRGRTIREGGGAARTGGGAEQRRTPRSSRSGDPFRPALQVLDGGRTGATRAGRRETAAGGRAGVVRTVSAKPVREPFDDDEEPAPRRRPGPRRPARQAAARRPVRKPRRPPKLADPRRRLRLGTLLVLALFTTIGIRLVFLQTVSTPAYADGGLASRLAVVELPAPRGAIYDRTGAPLAHSVEARYVFADPTLVKNPTATARLLSPLLGIPVSELADRMKPRILPGTTTPSRFVYLARGVEIAKAKQIMALDLAGVGVHRDEKREVPGGDLAANLIGFVSQDMNGLEGLEAKYDDMLEGKAGRKRYEVGQGDLAAPIPGGYSQTTPAQPGSSLELTIDRDLQFKTQRILSDGMARTRGSVGAAVVIEVGTGDVLAQASFPTYNAADPTKVNSPADREDAATSFIVDPGSIHKAITYGAALQEGVITPDTAFPVANTITKGDTTFRDTHPANGQKMSIPGMLAFSSNVGTIEIADKLGPDRLIDYQKRFGLGQPTGEGMPGEAGGRLLPADQWSDSSYGSVPIGHSVDATPLQMAAAYAAIANDGRYVQPHLIRNVIAPDGKKTPGAAPVTRSVLSPANAAALRRMLEAVTTVDGPDGRATGLAAAVPGYRVAGKTGTGLRYDNGKLQPGEVGSFIGMAPAEKPRYVVAVFVWSPGGEGGAVAAPAFREIMGFTLRHYRVPPSATDKSPKFEVFPH; translated from the coding sequence GTGCCGCCGAGATCGGAGGAACCGCGCCGGGACGCCACGGGCTCCCGGCGCGGCTCGTCGCGGGGCACCGAGCACCGGGAGCCGGGCGTCGGCGGGATCTCCGACGCCCGGGCGTACACGCCGCGGGGCCGGACCATCCGGGAGGGCGGCGGCGCGGCTCGGACGGGTGGCGGCGCCGAGCAGCGGCGTACCCCGCGCAGCAGCCGCTCCGGCGACCCGTTCCGCCCGGCCCTGCAGGTGCTCGACGGCGGCCGGACCGGGGCGACCCGCGCCGGCCGCCGGGAGACCGCCGCCGGCGGCCGGGCCGGCGTGGTGCGGACCGTGTCCGCCAAGCCGGTGCGCGAGCCGTTCGACGACGACGAGGAACCGGCGCCGCGACGCCGGCCCGGGCCGCGCCGCCCCGCACGGCAGGCCGCCGCCCGGAGGCCGGTCCGCAAGCCGCGCCGCCCGCCCAAGCTCGCCGACCCGCGCCGCCGGCTGCGCCTCGGCACGCTGCTCGTGCTGGCGCTCTTCACCACCATCGGCATCCGGCTGGTCTTCCTCCAGACCGTGAGCACCCCGGCGTACGCCGACGGCGGGCTCGCCAGCCGGCTCGCCGTGGTCGAGCTGCCCGCGCCACGCGGGGCGATCTACGACCGCACCGGCGCCCCGCTGGCGCACAGCGTCGAGGCGCGGTACGTCTTCGCCGACCCGACGCTGGTCAAGAACCCGACCGCCACCGCCAGGCTGCTCTCCCCGTTGCTGGGGATCCCGGTCTCCGAACTGGCCGACCGGATGAAGCCGCGCATCCTGCCCGGCACCACCACCCCGTCCCGCTTCGTCTACCTCGCCCGCGGGGTCGAGATCGCCAAGGCCAAGCAGATCATGGCCCTCGACCTGGCCGGCGTCGGCGTGCACCGGGACGAGAAGCGCGAGGTGCCCGGCGGCGACCTGGCCGCCAACCTCATCGGGTTCGTCAGCCAGGACATGAACGGCCTCGAGGGGCTGGAGGCGAAGTACGACGACATGCTGGAGGGCAAGGCCGGCCGGAAGCGGTACGAGGTGGGCCAGGGCGACCTGGCCGCGCCGATCCCCGGCGGCTACAGCCAGACCACCCCGGCCCAACCGGGCAGCTCCCTGGAGCTGACGATCGACCGCGACCTCCAGTTCAAGACGCAGCGGATCCTCTCCGACGGGATGGCCCGCACCCGGGGCAGCGTCGGCGCCGCGGTCGTCATCGAGGTCGGCACCGGTGACGTGCTGGCCCAGGCCAGCTTCCCCACCTACAACGCGGCCGACCCCACCAAGGTCAACTCCCCGGCCGACCGGGAGGACGCAGCCACCAGCTTCATCGTCGACCCGGGCTCGATCCACAAGGCGATCACCTACGGCGCCGCCCTCCAGGAGGGCGTGATCACGCCGGACACCGCCTTCCCGGTGGCCAACACCATCACCAAGGGCGACACCACCTTCCGGGACACCCACCCGGCCAACGGTCAGAAGATGAGCATCCCGGGGATGCTCGCCTTCTCGTCCAACGTCGGCACCATCGAGATCGCCGACAAGCTCGGCCCCGACCGGCTGATCGACTACCAGAAGCGGTTCGGGCTGGGCCAGCCCACCGGCGAGGGCATGCCGGGGGAGGCCGGGGGCCGGCTGCTCCCGGCCGACCAGTGGAGCGACTCGTCGTACGGGTCGGTGCCGATCGGGCACAGCGTGGACGCCACCCCGTTGCAGATGGCCGCCGCGTACGCCGCCATCGCCAACGACGGCAGATACGTCCAGCCGCACCTGATCAGGAACGTGATCGCGCCGGACGGGAAGAAGACGCCCGGGGCCGCCCCGGTCACCCGGTCGGTGCTCAGCCCGGCCAACGCGGCCGCGCTGCGCCGCATGCTGGAGGCGGTCACCACCGTCGACGGCCCGGACGGGCGGGCCACCGGCCTGGCCGCCGCGGTGCCCGGCTACCGGGTGGCCGGCAAGACCGGCACCGGCCTGCGCTACGACAACGGCAAGCTCCAGCCCGGGGAGGTCGGCTCGTTCATCGGGATGGCCCCGGCGGAGAAGCCGCGGTACGTCGTGGCGGTCTTCGTGTGGAGCCCCGGCGGCGAGGGCGGCGCGGTGGCCGCCCCGGCCTTCCGGGAGATCATGGGCTTCACCCTCCGGCACTACCGGGTGCCGCCCTCGGCGACCGACAAGTCCCCGAAGTTCGAGGTCTTTCCGCACTGA